The sequence GCGCTCGCCGGGATCTTCGTCGTGCTGACCCCGGTCGGAGGCGTCTACGCGGTCGTCGGGGCGATCGCGGCCACCGGCCTGACCGCGGCCCTGACGACCTTCTTCACCCCGTTCGGCGGTCACACCCTGACGTGGCCGTTCGTCCTGGTGACCTGGACCTTCCTCGCGGCGGTCCCGGCGCTCGCCTGGCTCAGGCGCGCCGGGTGACCGCGCCCGACGGAAATCCGCCGGTCGGCTCGGCCGGGCAGAAAAAGCCAATAACGCAAAAAGGGGATTTCTCATGAATCTCGCACCGCGAGAACTGGACAAGCTACTGATCTATGTCGTGGCCGACCTGGCGGCCAAGCGCAAGGAGCGCGGCCTGAAGCTCAACTACAGCGAGACGGTGGCGCTCGTCAGCGCGGCCGTACTGGAGGCCGCCCGCGAGGGAAAGTCGGTCGCCGACTGCATGGAGCTCGGCAAGAAGGTC comes from Streptosporangium roseum DSM 43021 and encodes:
- the ureA gene encoding urease subunit gamma, encoding MNLAPRELDKLLIYVVADLAAKRKERGLKLNYSETVALVSAAVLEAAREGKSVADCMELGKKVVGPADVMDGVREMLPLMQVEATFPDGSKLVSCHDPVGA